The window TGGCGGACCTTGCTGGTCGTTCTCTTCACCATCTCCTTGCTTCGGGGGGCGCGGGGGGCGGGGATGGATCTCGGGCGGCGTCAGTTCGCCGTCTTTGTTCTTGTCGAGTTTCGCGAGCGATTCGGGCGCTGCGTCGATTTCCTCGGTCGAAAGTTCGCCATCGCGGTCCTTGTCGAGGGCGGCCATCAGCGGCGGGATCGGCCCGCGTGGACGCTGGGGCTTCTTTTCCTCGCCCTGCTGCTCTTGTCCTTGCTCGTCTTTTGGCGGCTCGGCTCCTTCCGGCGGCTTCGGCCGAAGTTCTTCCTTCGAGATCGTGCCGTCGCCATCGGTATCGAGCGTGCGGAGGGATTCGGAGGCGGCCTTGATCTCGTCGGCGGAGAGCTTTTCGTCGCCGTCGGTATTGAGGGCTTCGAAGACCGGGAGCGGCGGATGCGGCGGCGGTCCGGGTGGCGGGCCTTGCTTCTCGTCCTGGGCATGGCAGGCAAGGGCCGCCAGCAACGCCGCGGCAATGGTGGTGCAGGTGGTTTTCATCTTGGTCGTTAGGTTGGATTGCTTGGTTTCGCGGCGGAGAACCCGTCTCACGCCACGGAGGAAACCGCCGCTTTGTTAAGCCCGTGTGTGGAGTGCGGAGGATTCGTGTAAAAGTTGCCGGAAGCCGTGAAATCGTTGGCGGCGGGCGGGTTGCCGGGGCTTTCCGAGACGCTTTGTTAAGCGCTCGTAAAATCGGTGGCCTGTTTCCCCCGGTTTGTCGCAAGCTCCTCACGATGACTCCCGCTCTGCCCGCCCGGCCCTTGCTGGTGGTTGATGACGATCGCAAGCTCTGCGGATTGATCCGCGACTATCTCCAGCCCCACGGCTGGCAGGTGGACATGCGCCACAGCGGGCCCGAGGGGCTCGAGGCAGCGCGCGTGGGGAAATACGAGGCGATGCTGCTGGATGTGATGATGCCCGGCATGGATGGCTTCGAGGTGCTGCGTGAGTTGCGCAAGACCTCCACGATTCCGGTGCTGATGCTCACGGCGATGGGTGAGGAAGCGGACCGCATTGTCGGCCTCGAGCTCGGTGCGGACGATTATTTGCCAAAGACTTTCTCCAGTCGCGAGCTGCTTGCTCGCCTGCGCGCTGTGACCCGCCGCAGCACGCCTGCCGCGAACGGTGCACCAAGTACGAAAGATCTAGTATGTGGCGATCTGGTGGTGAATGAGGAAAGCCATGTCGCCACGCTTGGTGGCGAAGCGCTCGATCTCACCGCGCTGGAGTTTGCTATCCTCGCATGCCTGTTGAAAGCGAAAGGCCGCGTGAAAACGCGTGAAGGCCTGTTGGAGGAAGTGTCCGACCGGCGCTTCGATGTCTTCGATCGCTCGATCGATGTCCACGTCTCGCAGCTCCGCCGCAAGCTCGGCGACGATGCGAAGCAGCCGCGCTTCATCCGCACCATCCGCGGCGTGGGCTACAAGCTGGAGGACACCGCGCCATGAAAGGCCGCGTCCGCTTTCCGCTGATGGCGAAGATGCTGCTGTGGCTGTGCGTGCACCTCGGCGTGCTTGCGGCGTCGTTTGCCCTCTTCGTGGCGTGGCAGCTCCGGCTGGGGCTTGATTCATTGCTGAGCGGCACCGCCGGCGAGCGACTCAAGAGTGTGGGTGAGGAAATCTCGACGGATCTCCGTAGCTCGCCGCGCCAGACGTGGCCGGAAGTTCTCAAGCGGCATGAGGCGTCGCTCGGCTTGAGTCTATCGCTTCAAGTGAACCCGCCATTGTGGGTGGGTTCGCCGCCGGAAAAGCTTCCGTCCAATGTGGAGCGGCGCATCAAGGAGTTTCGCCGCCCTCCTGGCCCCGCGGCAGCTGCGCGGCCTCCTCGTGGACCCGAGCGACCGCCTCGCGATGGGCTCCCTGGAGATGGATTCGGCCCGCCGGAAGATCCCTTGTTTGGTGATGGGCCGCCAGATGGGGGCGCTCCTGGCGGAGGGCCGCCGGGTGGGCGGGGTCTTCCTCCGCGGGATCGATTGGATCGGCCCGAGCCAGTGGTGAACGGTGAGCGTCCCAAAGTACGGCCGGATTTCCTACTGCGTGGCGATGGCGGGAACGGCTACTGGGCAGGGATCGATTTGCCTTTGATCGAGGCGCGCCAAGGCCAGCCGCTGCATGGGCTGCTGGTGATCCGCGCTGCGGATCTCTCCGGTGGCGGACTGTTCTTTGATCTGAAGCCGTGGATTATTGGCGGACTTGCGGTGCTCGGTCTGAGTCTGGTGCTGTGGGCGCCGGTGTTCTTTGGGATCACGCGCTATCTTTCGCGACTGTCGAAGACCACGGAGGCGATCGCCGATGGGAAGTTCGATGCCCGGGTGGGTCTGTCGCGCTCCGATGAACTCGGTAGCCTGGGGGATTCCATCGAGTCGATGGCGTCACGGCTGGATCGGCTGGTTCGTGGGCAAAAGCGCTTCCTCGGGGATGTGGCGCATGAGCTTTGCTCGCCGCTGGCTCGCATCCGCACCGGCTTGGGCGTGCTGGAATACGGGCTGACTCCGGAGCAACAGGTGCGCTTGGAATCGATCGAGGAGGATGTGGGCGAGCTGTCCCAGCTGGTTTCGGAGGTGCTTGCTTTCACGAAGGCCACCACGGCTCCGGGCTCAGTGCGCCTGGAAGCGGTGGAGTTGGCTCCTGTGATCCAACTGGCCCTTTCGCGGGAATGCCCGGGCCAGCAGGCTGAGGTGCAGCTTGCGGAGAAGCTCGCGGTGCTTGCGGATCGGAACCTCTTCGCCCGGGCGGTGGC is drawn from Luteolibacter sp. Y139 and contains these coding sequences:
- a CDS encoding HAMP domain-containing sensor histidine kinase produces the protein MKGRVRFPLMAKMLLWLCVHLGVLAASFALFVAWQLRLGLDSLLSGTAGERLKSVGEEISTDLRSSPRQTWPEVLKRHEASLGLSLSLQVNPPLWVGSPPEKLPSNVERRIKEFRRPPGPAAAARPPRGPERPPRDGLPGDGFGPPEDPLFGDGPPDGGAPGGGPPGGRGLPPRDRLDRPEPVVNGERPKVRPDFLLRGDGGNGYWAGIDLPLIEARQGQPLHGLLVIRAADLSGGGLFFDLKPWIIGGLAVLGLSLVLWAPVFFGITRYLSRLSKTTEAIADGKFDARVGLSRSDELGSLGDSIESMASRLDRLVRGQKRFLGDVAHELCSPLARIRTGLGVLEYGLTPEQQVRLESIEEDVGELSQLVSEVLAFTKATTAPGSVRLEAVELAPVIQLALSRECPGQQAEVQLAEKLAVLADRNLFARAVANVLRNAARHGGDACGLKISATRHGDEVELRLADNGPGVDPADLPRLFEPFYRPDAARTREAGGVGLGLAIVRSGIEASGGTVRAENATPHGLCVVFRLPFAASEAFGS
- a CDS encoding response regulator transcription factor gives rise to the protein MTPALPARPLLVVDDDRKLCGLIRDYLQPHGWQVDMRHSGPEGLEAARVGKYEAMLLDVMMPGMDGFEVLRELRKTSTIPVLMLTAMGEEADRIVGLELGADDYLPKTFSSRELLARLRAVTRRSTPAANGAPSTKDLVCGDLVVNEESHVATLGGEALDLTALEFAILACLLKAKGRVKTREGLLEEVSDRRFDVFDRSIDVHVSQLRRKLGDDAKQPRFIRTIRGVGYKLEDTAP